In Salvia miltiorrhiza cultivar Shanhuang (shh) chromosome 4, IMPLAD_Smil_shh, whole genome shotgun sequence, the DNA window ttgctgataggtccgtCAGGTATCCCCGTGGTATAGTAGAAGATATCCTAgttagagtcgggggtttgATAGTGCCCGTTGATTTTGTCGTACTGGAGATTGGGGAGGTgcacgagaatggtagagatcacacTTTGCTATTAGGAAggccctttatggcgaccactaacacgttgattgatgtcaaaaatggaactattaaaatgtcAGTGTTGGGGGAGTCGGTCTCTTTCTCagtgcatgaaaatcgggctaagCCTTCGGCCAACCTTATgaatgaatgctcatatatagatgctattaatggcttggttgagaaggtatttttacaggagcaggaatgcgaggaagtttgcgctggatcagcagacatggaagaactagcTCGGGAAGCTGAAGAGTTCGGCGCCGCTCTGACGCGGgagcttcgctgctctgacttcaGCCCTGGCAGCGCTGACCTGCTCAGCAATCCTGCACTGCCCAAACCTGCATTGCCCAGCTTAGAGGAGGAACAGGTGGGGGCAAAGAAACCAGCACTCGAATTGAAGGAACTCCCAACCAATCTCAAGTATATCTTTTTAGAAGACGGAAATGAGAAGCCAGTCATCATCTCGTCTACTCTGACTCTAGAGCAAGAAGAGGCGCTGCTCGAggtgttgaagagaaacaaagcagcgctgggatggagcataggtgacatacgtggcattagtccagccacatgcatgcacaggatcaacCTAGAAGAAGGAGTTACACCCAAGCGAGATGCCCAGCGACGTTTGAACCCTATGctgatggaggttgtgcgcaaggaaatccttaagcttcttgccgaagggattatctattcagttgccgatagtgagtgggtgagcccggtgcatgtcgtgccgaagaaaggaggaatgacggttgtgcgcaatgacaagatggagttggtaccgacgcgccctaccacgggatggcggatgtacgtcgactacaggaaactctatgccgtcaccaaaaaggatcactttcctcttccttttgttgatcaaatgttagaccGTTTAGCAGGACAtggtttttattgttttctagatggtttgtcaggatactaccaaatcgcaatcgcaccggaagatcaagtcaagactgccttcaccatgccttttgggacatttgcatggaagaggatgccattcggattgtgcaatgcgcccgggacgtttcaacgatgcatgatgtccatattctctgatatgattggtaaatgcgtagaggtttttatggataatttttcggtttttgggcagtcttttcatgattgtttgactaagattgatgtagtgttgaaaaggtgtattgaaagtggcctaactttgagttgggaaaagagtcatttcatggttactcgtgggattgtcttgggtcatgtggtgtctaagcatggactagaggtcgacagagctaaggtggaggtaatccaaaagttgccaccccctattgatgtcaaagggattaggagtttcttaggtcacgccggtttttatcgacgtttcattaaagatttctctaaaattagccaacctctatgcaaactacTAGCTCAGGAcgttccttttaattttgatgGCTCTTGCATGCATGtctttgaaacattaaaacttaagttgagctctgccccgaTTGTGATTGCACCTGATTGGTCATTACCctttgagatcatgtgtgatgcgtctaactctgctgtaggagcggtgctaggtcagcgtgtggatagaatgttacgtgtgatttactatgctagtttaactttGAATAGCGctcaagtaaattacaccactactgaaaaagagatgcttgctgtggtctttgccttagataaatttcgagcatacatcattgggtctaaggtcattgtccatagtgaccatgctgcacttcgatacttgatgactaaacctcaggCTAAAGCTCGTCTCATCCATTGGGTCTTActgttgcaagagtttgatgtagaaattagggataggaaagggagcgagaatcacgtagctgaccacctttcccgattggataaaaatctgatagaaTCGAGTCtcaattgcatccctgaatctttttCTTTTGAGCATACATATGCATTAACTCTTGATAAGAGCAGCACTACCGAGATCCACTCTGcccaagccagagcagaggagtctaatgccagagcagagaactaCCCGAGCAGAGCAGaggacactacaaaaaaaaatgcttTTAGTGGCGACAATTTTTGTCACTATATGTGCCAAAATCGTCACTAAAGCATCCCAGTGACAACTTTTGTGGTCGTCGGTAAGTCGTGACTATATCAACCGTCGCTAAAAGCTACAGTGACGACGACAAAATATTGTCACTGCAAATATATTTATTGTCACGGATGATGTTGCCACTGAATATGATTAAATTGTGACGATTTTATTTTTGTCACTATATTTTGAAATGTGTAGCCACGTTTGAAGTTTGCCACAATAGTTTCTGTTTGCAGTGACATGATATTTTTGTCACTATAATGATGTAAATTAGTGACATGATACAAACGACACTAAATTGTCCAGCCAATAGTGACAATGCATTTGTCGTCACTATAATTTTCTCATTTAGTGACATATTTTTAACTGTCACTATATAAACCAGCATATAGTCGCACGCGTGTATTGTCATTAAATCGTAATCATTTAGTCACATGTTATAATCGtcactatacatatataattatagaGACGAAAAAACATTAGCGTCActaaattttttgtcatataGTTACAATTGATATTTgtcacaaaaaaattaaaattgttgtcataaaaattaaatttgtagtGACACATCTATTGCATCACTAAAATTAGTTTGTTTCGCCACTATACTTGTTAATTTTAGTGACATATATTATTATCACTATAATTGTTGTCACAAAATCTTAATTATTtagtaacaaaaatatattacgAAAGTGGTCACAATAAtagtataataacaataaatgatTTGTCATTAATTCTCTTGACACCGTTATTatatgtattattttaatattttaatattagaaGCTACTTTAACAAACGGGGCGTGATCACGTTTATTTCTAATAAATGAATTATGAAATTGATGTAGAAGCttatttaaaaaatagtgtGATCACGTTTATTTATAAGAACAACAGAATCGAATTGTAAAATTGATGCGGAAGCTTATTCAAGTAAATACGTGATCACGTTAATTTAAGCTTCTAAAGACTCAAATCGAGAGGCCAActcttcattctttttcttcAGCTCTTCATTCTCTTTTTGCAAATCAAGATtaatcctctctcctcttttggATGGTGGCTTCAATCCATCTCCACATCCTTGAAGTCGGCTCGATTTTTCCTCACCAAGAACCTTGACAAAAGCTTCATCTTCTGACATAGGATCTTCAATGTCTTCTGCTTGCAACTTCATAAGCTCATCCTGaacaattaaattatattaGTATTTATAATTTCCATAAATACATATACACACAATAATTAACTATTCACTTACATAAACTTCCTTTGAGGCCTCATCGATCCAGTCTTTTTTCGTGTTACTATAACGGCTCAATCTCCATGCAGTTGTGCGACTAGGCTCCTCTCCAGTTTCATTGTCACGCTAATATATAACTTAGTTAATATGACAAGTATTTCAaagcatttaaaatataaaagtatgTAAATTAAGGTACCTCTTCGTAGCAAAACTGTGCAATAGATTTTGTTCTGCATGCATGATTCATCTGTAACTTTGATCTATTCTCTTTATTCCTATTGCTGATTTTCTACAAAGGAACAATACTAAACATTAAAAGACAATTTTTGAAAAGGCATGATTACGTTCATTTCTGAACTATCATCTCAACAATCAATCACANNNNNNNNNNNNNNNNNNNNNNNNNNNNNNNNNNNNNNNNNNNNNNNNNNNNNNNNNNNNNNNNNNNNNNNNNNNNNNNNNNNNNNNNNNNNNNNNNNNNNNNNNNNNNNNNNNNNNNNNNNNNNNNNNNNNNNNNNNNNNNNNNNNNNNNNNNNNNNNNNNNNNNNNNNNNNNNNNNNNNNNNNNNNNNNNNNNNNNNNNNNNNNNNNNNNNNNNNNNNNNNNNNNNNNNNNNNNNNNNNNNNNNNNNNNNNNNNNNNNNNNNNNNNNNNNNNNNNNNNNNNNNNNNNNNNNNNNNNNNNNNNNNNNNNNNNNNNNNNNNNNNNNNNNNNNNNNNNNNNNNNNNNNNNNNNNNNNNNNNNNNNNNNNNNNNNNNNNNNNNNNNNNNNNNNNNNNNNNNNNNNNNNNNNNNNNNNNNNNNNNNNNNNNNNNNNNNNNNNNNNNNNNNNNNNNNNNNNNNNNNNNNNNNNNNNNNNNNNNNNNNNNNNNNNNNNNNNNNNNNNNNNNNNNNNNNNNNNNNNNNNNNNNNNNNNNNNNNNNNNNNNNNNNNNNNNNNNNNNNNNNNNNNNNNNNNNNNNNNNNNNNNNNNNNNNNNNNNNNNNNNNNNNNNNNNNNNNNNNNNNNNNNNNNNNNNNNNNNNNNNNNNNNNNNNNNNNNNNNNNNNNNNNNNNNNNNNNNNNNNNNNNNNNNNNNNNNNNNNNNNNNNNNNNNNNNNNNNNNNNNNNNNNNNNNNNNNNNNNNNNNNNNNNNNNNNNNNNNNNNNNNNNNNNNNNNNNNNNNNNNNNNNNNNNNNNNNNNNNNNNNNNNNNNNNNNNNNNNNNNNNNNNNNNNNNNNNNNNNNNNNNNNNNNNNNNNNNNNNNNNNNNNNNNNNNNNNNNNNNNNNNNNNNNNNNNNNNNNNNNNNNNNNNNNNNNNNNNNNNNNNNNNNNNNNNNNNNNNNNNNNNNNNNNNNNNNNNNNNNNNNNNNNNNNNNNNNNNNNNNNNNNNNNNNNNNNNNNNNNNNNNNNNNNNNNNNNNNNNNNNNNNNNNNNNNNNNNNNNNNNNNNNNNNNNNNNNNNNNNNNNNNNNNNNNNNNNNNNNNNNNNNNNNNNNNNNNNNNNNNNNNNNNNNNNNNNNNNNNNNNNNNNNNNNNNNNNNNNNNNNNNNNNNNNNNNNNNNNNNNNNNNNNNNNNNNNNNNNNNNNNNNNNNNNNNNNNNNNNNNNNNNNNNNNNNNNNNNNNNNNNNNNNNNNNNNNNNNNNNNNNNNNNNNNNNNNNNNNNNNNNNNNNNNNNNNNNNNNNNNNNNNNNNNNNNNNNNNNNNNNNNNNNNNNNNNNNNNNNNNNNNNNNNNNNNNNNNNNNNNNNNNNNNNNNNNNNNNNNNNNNNNNNNNNNNNNNNNNNNNNNNNNNNNNNNNNNNNNNNNNNNNNNNNNNNNNNNNNNNNNNNNNNNNNNNNNNNNNNNNNNNNNNNNNNNNNNNNNNNNNNNNNNNNNNNNNNNNNNNNNNNNNNNNNNNNNNNNNNNNNNNNNNNNNNNNNNNNNNNNNNNNNNNNNNNNNNNNNNNNNNNNNNNNNNNNNNNNNNNNNNNNNNNNNNNNNNNNNNNNNNNNNNNNNNNNNNNNNNNNNNNNNNNNNNNNNNNNNNNNNNNNNNNNNNNNNNNNNNNNNNNNNNNNNNNNNNNNNNNNNNNNNNNNNNNNNNNNNNNNNNNNNNNNNNNNNNNNNNNNNNNNNNNNNNNNNNNNNNNNNNNNNNNNNNNNNNNNNNNNNNNNNNNNNNNNNNNNNNNNNNNNNNNNNNNNNNNNNNNNNNNNNNNNNNNNNNNNNNNNNNNNNNNNNNNNNNNNNNNNNNNNNNNNNNNNNNNNNNNNNNNNNNNNNNNNNNNNNNNNNNNNNNNNNNNNNNNNNNNNNNNNNNNNNNNNNNNNNNNNNNNNNNNNNNNNNNNNNNNNNNNNNNNNNNNNNNNNNNNNNNNNNNNNNNNNNNNNNNNNNNNNNNNNNNNNNNNNNNNNNNNNNNNNNNNNNNNNNNNNNNNNNNNNNNNNNNNNNNNNNNNNNNNNNNNNNNNNNNNNNNNNNNNNNNNNNNNNNNNNNNNNNNNNNNNNNNNNNNNNNNNNNNNNNNNNNNNNNNNNNNNNNNNNNNNNNNNNNNNNNNNNNNNNNNNNNNNNNNNNNNNNNNNNNNNNNNNNNNNNNNNNNNNNNNNNNNNNNNNNNNNNNNNNNNNNNNNNNNNNNNNNNNNNNNNNNNNNNNNNNNNNNNNNNNNNNNNNNNNNNNNNNNNNNNNNNNNNNNNNNNNNNNNNNNNNNNNNNNNNNNNNNNNNNNNNNNNNNNNNNNNNNNNNNNNNNNNNNNNNNNNNNNNNNNNNNNNNNNNNNNNNNNNNNNNNNNNNNNNNNNNNNNNNNNNNNNNNNNNNNNNNNNNNNNNNNNNNNNNNNNNNNNNNNNNNNNNNNNNNNNNNNNNNNNNNNNNNNNNNNNNNNNNNNNNNNNNNNNNNNNNNNNNNNNNNNNNNNNNNNNNNNNNNNNNNNNNNNNNNNNNNNNNNNNNNNNNNNNNNNNNNNNNNNNNNNNNNNNNNNNNNNNNNNNNNNNNNNNNNNNNNNNNNNNNNNNNNNNNNNNNNNNNNNNNNNNNNNNNNNNNNNNNNNNNNNNNNNNNNNNNNNNNNNNNNNNNNNNNNNNNNNNNNNNNNNNNNNNNNNNNNNNNNNNNNNNNNNNNNNNNNNNNNNNNNNNNNNNNNNNNNNNNNNNNNNNNNNNNNNNNNNNNNNNNNNNNNNNNNNNNNNNNNNNNNNNNNNNNNNNNNNNNNNNNNNNNNNNNNNNNNNNNNNNNNNNNNNNNNNNNNNNNNNNNNNNNNNNNNNNNNNNNNNNNNNNNNNNNNNNNNNNNNNNNNNNNNNNNNNNNNNNNNNNNNNNNNNNNNNNNNNNNNNNNNNNNNNNNNNNNNNNNNNNNNNNNNNNNNNNNNNNNNNNNNNNNNNNNNNNNNNNNNNNNNNNNNNNNNNNNNNNNNNNNNNNNNNNNNNNNNNNNNNNNNNNNNNNNNNNNNNNNNNNNNNNNNNNNNNNNNNNNNNNNNNNNNNNNNNNNNNNNNNNNNNNNNNNNNNNNNNNNNNNNNNNNNNNNNNNNNNNNNNNNNNNNNNNNNNNNNNNNNNNNNNNNNNNNNNNNNNNNNNNNNNNNNNNNNNNNNNNNNNNNNNNNNNNNNNNNNNNNNNNNNNNNNNNNNNNNNNNNNNNNNNNNNNNNNNNNNNNNNNNNNNNNNNNNNNNNNNNNNNNNNNNNNNNNNNNNNNNNNNNNNNNNNNNNNNNNNNNNNNNNNNNNNNNNNNNNNNNNNNNNNNNNNNNNNNNN includes these proteins:
- the LOC131019445 gene encoding uncharacterized protein LOC131019445, with protein sequence MNHACRTKSIAQFCYEERDNETGEEPSRTTAWRLSRYSNTKKDWIDEASKEVYDELMKLQAEDIEDPMSEDEAFVKVLGEEKSSRLQGCGDGLKPPSKRGERINLDLQKENEELKKKNEELASRFESLEA